A stretch of Chrysiogenes arsenatis DSM 11915 DNA encodes these proteins:
- the dnaE gene encoding DNA polymerase III subunit alpha, with translation MDFVHLHLHTQYSLLDGAIKIKELVKKCQDEGMKSIAITDHGCMFGVLDFYKQCTKGGIKPILGCEVYVAPGGMLEKRNAEGVYEGAFHLVLLAENEVGYRNLIYMVSEAYMKGFYYKPRVDKELLRQHSEGIIALSACLGGEVPNLLLAGKRDVARQSALEYNSIFGQGNFFLEIQENGMEAQRDVNLQVIALADELGIPLVATNDCHYLRREDAKAHDILLCIQTQSAFDDQKRFRFDSDQLYVKSPAEMHRDFAAYPEALANTVKIAERCNVTLEFGQVYLPKYPVPEGHDLNSFIRHMSREGLAERFEQFETLNITVDKELYRERLELEIDVIISMGFPGYFVIVADFIQWAKRNDIPVGPGRGSAAGSLVAYALKITDIDPIPYNLLFERFLNPERVSMPDIDIDFCMNRRGEVIEYVREKYGRENVCQIITYGALLAKGVLRDVARVLGLPYADGDKLSKLVPDKLGISLREAIDMEPKLASTAAAMPHGENLMQYALALEGLYRQAGMHAAGVVITDEPIHTYAPLYRGPEGEAICQFDKDQAESIGLVKFDFLGLKTLTVIDDACRLIAQTQKLPQKFDIAAIPMDDQKAYDLLCAGKTTGVFQLESGGMKNLIVKLRPSTFEDIIALVALYRPGPLGSGMIDDFVNRKHGIAEATYSLSALEPILKDTYGVIVYQEQVMQIARTLAGYSLGGADLLRRAMGKKKAEEMAKHKEIFLYGDGKSTPGAQALGFDVKKAEDIFDLMAFFAEYGFNKSHSAAYALIAYQTAYLKAHYPSEFMAALMSSEMDNTDKVVHFINECREMGILVQPPDVNKSGRSFSVDDDGQTIIFGLTAIKNVGGKAVEEIIHERETAGMYRSLYHFTDRIDLRNVNKRVVENLIKCGAFDALHANRRQAFEAVESAFSRGQAVQKERESGQLSLFAVEEETHSWDESGEEYADVPDWDASQRLTAEKETLGFYITGHPLQRYEKHLQCFTTSIAALDEMEAEQKVRLGGLLSSVQIKMTKTGKKMAVLIVEDVSGKCEAIVFPKTYEHIYEHLHVDNILIFEGKVNARDNGKNIAIEKVYTLSDAQKAFTKRVELSIDTERFSTELFTQLKQAVEQYRGEKPVIVRLHHEPEWEAIFQTNLAITPNTDLLIRLEEMLGSDAIAFTA, from the coding sequence ATGGACTTTGTTCACTTGCACTTACATACACAATACTCGTTACTTGATGGTGCGATAAAAATTAAGGAACTCGTCAAAAAGTGTCAGGACGAGGGGATGAAATCAATTGCCATTACTGACCATGGCTGCATGTTTGGTGTGTTGGATTTTTATAAGCAATGCACCAAGGGGGGGATTAAGCCCATTCTTGGCTGCGAAGTGTACGTTGCCCCTGGCGGTATGCTGGAAAAGCGCAACGCCGAAGGGGTGTACGAAGGAGCCTTTCACCTTGTTCTGTTAGCCGAAAATGAGGTGGGATACCGGAACCTGATTTATATGGTTTCTGAAGCCTATATGAAAGGTTTCTACTATAAGCCGCGCGTAGACAAAGAGTTACTTCGCCAGCACTCCGAAGGGATTATCGCCCTTTCGGCCTGTCTTGGTGGCGAAGTGCCAAACTTATTGTTGGCGGGTAAGCGCGATGTGGCGCGTCAGTCGGCGCTCGAATATAATTCGATTTTCGGGCAAGGGAATTTTTTCCTCGAAATTCAGGAAAACGGGATGGAAGCGCAGCGCGATGTCAACCTGCAGGTGATCGCGTTGGCTGACGAACTGGGTATTCCGCTGGTTGCGACCAATGATTGCCACTACTTGCGCCGTGAAGATGCCAAAGCGCATGATATTCTGCTGTGCATTCAGACGCAGAGTGCTTTTGATGACCAAAAACGCTTCCGCTTTGATTCCGACCAGCTTTACGTGAAAAGTCCGGCCGAAATGCACCGCGATTTTGCCGCATACCCAGAAGCATTAGCCAATACCGTCAAAATTGCGGAGCGGTGTAATGTAACGTTAGAGTTCGGTCAGGTGTATCTGCCGAAATATCCCGTTCCTGAAGGACACGACCTCAACTCGTTCATCCGTCATATGTCGCGCGAAGGGCTGGCGGAGCGTTTCGAGCAGTTTGAAACGCTGAACATTACAGTCGATAAAGAGTTGTATCGTGAGCGGTTGGAGCTGGAAATTGACGTAATTATTTCGATGGGTTTTCCCGGCTATTTCGTCATAGTAGCGGACTTTATCCAGTGGGCGAAACGCAACGATATTCCCGTGGGTCCAGGGCGTGGATCAGCTGCGGGAAGTTTGGTCGCCTATGCGCTGAAAATCACCGACATCGATCCAATTCCATACAATTTGCTTTTTGAGCGGTTTCTGAATCCTGAGCGGGTTTCCATGCCCGATATCGATATCGATTTTTGTATGAACCGTCGCGGCGAAGTCATTGAGTACGTGCGTGAAAAATATGGGCGCGAAAATGTCTGCCAAATCATCACGTATGGCGCCTTGCTTGCCAAAGGGGTGCTGCGCGATGTGGCACGCGTGCTTGGTCTGCCGTATGCTGATGGCGATAAGCTGTCCAAGCTGGTTCCCGATAAACTCGGCATCTCACTTCGTGAAGCGATTGATATGGAACCAAAGCTTGCTTCGACGGCGGCGGCGATGCCACATGGCGAAAATTTGATGCAGTACGCGCTGGCGCTTGAAGGGCTGTATCGTCAGGCAGGGATGCACGCGGCTGGAGTCGTCATTACCGATGAGCCCATTCACACCTACGCCCCACTCTACCGTGGCCCTGAGGGCGAAGCAATTTGTCAGTTTGACAAAGATCAGGCGGAAAGCATCGGGTTGGTAAAATTCGATTTTCTGGGATTGAAAACCCTAACTGTTATTGATGATGCCTGTCGCTTAATCGCTCAGACACAGAAGTTACCACAGAAGTTTGATATTGCTGCGATTCCGATGGATGACCAGAAAGCCTACGATTTACTCTGTGCCGGAAAAACCACCGGTGTGTTCCAGCTTGAATCTGGCGGGATGAAGAATCTGATTGTCAAACTGCGGCCTTCGACTTTTGAAGATATTATTGCGTTGGTCGCGCTCTACCGTCCAGGGCCACTCGGTTCGGGCATGATTGATGACTTTGTTAACCGGAAGCACGGAATAGCCGAAGCAACCTATTCGCTCTCTGCACTGGAACCGATTCTGAAAGATACGTACGGCGTTATTGTGTATCAGGAACAGGTTATGCAGATTGCGCGCACCCTGGCAGGGTACTCGCTGGGGGGAGCGGATTTACTGCGTCGTGCAATGGGAAAAAAGAAGGCTGAAGAGATGGCCAAGCATAAGGAAATATTTCTTTATGGTGATGGGAAGAGTACGCCGGGGGCGCAGGCGTTAGGCTTTGATGTAAAAAAAGCCGAGGATATTTTCGATTTGATGGCATTCTTTGCGGAATATGGTTTTAATAAATCGCACTCCGCAGCTTATGCTTTGATTGCCTATCAGACCGCTTATCTAAAAGCCCATTATCCATCAGAATTTATGGCGGCACTTATGTCGAGTGAAATGGATAATACGGATAAAGTTGTACACTTCATTAACGAATGCCGCGAGATGGGGATTCTCGTACAGCCACCCGATGTCAATAAGTCGGGTCGTTCGTTCAGCGTTGATGATGATGGTCAGACAATTATCTTTGGGTTGACGGCGATTAAGAATGTTGGCGGCAAAGCCGTCGAAGAGATTATCCACGAGCGCGAGACGGCAGGCATGTATCGCTCGCTCTACCATTTCACAGATCGTATTGATTTGCGCAACGTGAATAAGCGGGTTGTGGAAAACCTGATTAAGTGTGGTGCGTTTGATGCACTGCATGCCAATCGCCGCCAAGCATTTGAGGCCGTAGAATCAGCTTTCTCACGTGGGCAAGCCGTTCAGAAAGAGCGTGAATCAGGCCAGTTATCACTCTTTGCCGTTGAAGAGGAAACACACAGTTGGGATGAGAGTGGCGAAGAATACGCCGATGTTCCCGATTGGGACGCTTCACAGCGCTTAACCGCGGAAAAAGAAACACTCGGATTTTATATCACCGGCCACCCGTTGCAACGCTACGAAAAGCACCTGCAATGCTTTACCACATCTATTGCCGCACTTGATGAAATGGAAGCGGAACAGAAGGTTCGTTTGGGTGGGCTGCTCAGTTCGGTGCAAATCAAAATGACGAAAACAGGGAAAAAGATGGCAGTGCTTATCGTAGAAGATGTTAGCGGTAAGTGTGAAGCGATTGTTTTTCCAAAAACTTATGAACATATTTATGAACATCTACATGTCGATAATATACTGATTTTCGAAGGTAAGGTAAACGCACGAGATAACGGTAAAAACATTGCAATTGAAAAGGTTTACACGCTAAGTGACGCCCAGAAAGCATTTACCAAACGTGTAGA